DNA sequence from the bacterium genome:
ACAGGATGAGAACAAAAACCAGTCCCGCGATGGCTACCGGATCGCGCCGGTACTGGGCCCAGACCAGTCTCGTGTAGCTCTGTTTTTTCACTCCCGGGTTCATGATATCAAGAGGGGGTCACGACTCGTAGCTGATGCGGGGATCTACCCAGACGTAAAGCAGATCCGACACCAGGATGCCGAAGAGGGTGAGAAAAGCCGAGATGGTGGCGATGGCCAGCACCACCGGGTAATCCCTGGACAGGACAGCTTCGAAACCGAGCTGCCCCATGCCGGGGATGGAAAAGATGCTCTCGATGATGACGCTGCCGCCGAACATGGCGGGCAGGAGGTACCCCATGAGAGTGATGATGGGAATAAGCGAGTTGCGCATGGCGTGCTTGAAGATGACGAGCTTTTCCGGCAGGCCCTTGGCCCGGGCAGTGCGGATATAATCCTGGCGGATCACCTCCAGCATGCTGGCCCGCTGGTATCGGGAAAGGGCCGCAAACCCGCCATAGGTCAGGCAGAACACGGGGAGGACGAGGTGCCAGAAGTGGTCGAAAAGCCTGGCCAGGAACGGCTGGCTCTCCATGCCTGTCGAGGTGATCCCGTAGACCGGGAACCAGTCCAGGAAGTCCCCTCCACCGAGGAACATGATGAGAAGAGCCGCCACCCAGAAGTTGGGGAGAGAATAGAGGATAAAGAGGGCAATGGTGCTCATCCGGTCGCCCATGGTGCCCTGCTTCACAGCCGAGAAAACTCCGATAGGGATCGCGATGAGATAGACGAGGAAGATGGAGATGAGGTTGAGCTCCACCGTAACGGGGAGCCGCTCCGCGATCTTGTCGAAGACCGGCCGGTGATCCTTGTAGGAGGTCCCGAAGTCGAGGGTGACGATCCTTTTGATCCAGATCCCGTAACGGGTCCAGATGGGCTTGTCGAGACCGTAAAGTTTCTTCGTCTGCTCCACGATCTGCAGGGTGACCTCATCGCCCATCATCCCCTGATCCCCCATGCGCAGCTTCATGGCCGCCGGATCGCCGGGAGCCAGCTGGATCACCA
Encoded proteins:
- a CDS encoding ABC transporter permease, giving the protein MNLREYLIRRLLLIIPTFLGITLITFLVIQLAPGDPAAMKLRMGDQGMMGDEVTLQIVEQTKKLYGLDKPIWTRYGIWIKRIVTLDFGTSYKDHRPVFDKIAERLPVTVELNLISIFLVYLIAIPIGVFSAVKQGTMGDRMSTIALFILYSLPNFWVAALLIMFLGGGDFLDWFPVYGITSTGMESQPFLARLFDHFWHLVLPVFCLTYGGFAALSRYQRASMLEVIRQDYIRTARAKGLPEKLVIFKHAMRNSLIPIITLMGYLLPAMFGGSVIIESIFSIPGMGQLGFEAVLSRDYPVVLAIATISAFLTLFGILVSDLLYVWVDPRISYES